The window TCAGGAATACCTTGCGGGTTTGAAAATTTCCGATCTGACGGTCGCCTGGTTGCGCAAGAAGGAATTGATCGGTCAGGGGGGCGGCATCCGCGGGCTTTCGCTGGATTAAGGCTCTCGGGGGGAGCGGTTTTTTTTCCTTGAAATAAAAGATTAAAAATTCGTATAATCTTCTTTGTTCCGTTGGTCTTCACCACGGCCTTTTGCCGGAACCTTTGATGGTGATCCCTCCGTGAAATGAGAGGGGAGTGGTTCCGCCGGCGCCCGAGCCCGTAAAGCCATATCGCCTGCTCTTCGGCTTCCGTTTGCAGGATGCATCAGGTTGTTGGGGTGGAGTTCGAAGTTTTTTTCGTGAAGAGGGGATTTCATGCTTGCCTGGCTTCCCGAAAATATTTCCACCTTCGGCGGCGATCTCGACGGTATTTTTGCCCTGATTTACTACATCGTGGCGGTCTGGTTCGTGCTGACCCAGGCCCTGATCGTCATTTTCCTGATTCGCTACCGGCGGAAAGAAGGACAGAAGGCCGTCTACGCGCATGGCAACAACTGGTCGCAGGCCATGTGGCTTCTGATCCCGTGCGCGCTCGTCCTGACCCTCGATCTGTGGATCGACATTCGCGGCTCGGACGTCTGGGCCCGCGTGAAGCTCTCCCGGCCGAAGCCGGATGTCACGGTGAAATTGACCGGCAAGCAGTTCAACTGGATCGTCACTTAT of the bacterium genome contains:
- the coxB gene encoding cytochrome c oxidase subunit II, which encodes MLAWLPENISTFGGDLDGIFALIYYIVAVWFVLTQALIVIFLIRYRRKEGQKAVYAHGNNWSQAMWLLIPCALVLTLDLWIDIRGSDVWARVKLSRPKPDVTVKLTGKQFNWIVTYPGPDGKFGTADDRKLDNDLHVPVGKVVYLILESEDVIHSFFVPVLRLKQDAVPGRQIPAWFQATKAGKWEIPCAELCGFGHSGMKGSLIVHSAEDYGAWLKKQWPSSG